One Priestia megaterium DNA segment encodes these proteins:
- a CDS encoding cold-shock protein yields the protein MYYSKRNQEPSVQEQTEIWECTIEECKGWMRKDFSYDNHQKCPLCGNHMRAGERLIDKIPLNPHRK from the coding sequence ATGTATTATAGTAAAAGAAATCAAGAACCTTCGGTTCAAGAACAAACAGAAATTTGGGAATGCACAATAGAAGAATGTAAAGGCTGGATGAGAAAAGATTTCTCCTATGACAATCATCAAAAATGTCCTTTGTGTGGTAATCACATGAGAGCTGGAGAACGGCTTATTGATAAAATCCCCCTTAACCCCCATCGAAAATAA
- a CDS encoding cold-shock protein, with the protein MTQGTVKWFNADKGFGFIEVEGGDDVFVHFSAIQGEGFKSLEEGQKVTFDIEQGQRGAQAANVHKA; encoded by the coding sequence ATGACACAAGGTACAGTAAAATGGTTTAATGCAGACAAAGGTTTCGGTTTCATTGAAGTCGAAGGCGGAGACGATGTATTCGTTCATTTCAGTGCTATTCAAGGTGAAGGTTTCAAATCATTAGAAGAAGGTCAAAAAGTTACTTTTGATATCGAGCAAGGTCAACGTGGAGCACAAGCTGCTAACGTTCACAAAGCATAA
- a CDS encoding FbpB family small basic protein: protein MRKLKPSFQNLVNENRHKILEDKKVMEKIEEKIEARQEQAR from the coding sequence ATGAGAAAGTTAAAACCCTCTTTTCAAAACCTCGTCAATGAAAACAGACATAAAATACTAGAAGATAAAAAGGTCATGGAAAAGATTGAAGAAAAAATTGAAGCTCGACAGGAGCAGGCTAGATGA